One region of Malania oleifera isolate guangnan ecotype guangnan chromosome 6, ASM2987363v1, whole genome shotgun sequence genomic DNA includes:
- the LOC131157775 gene encoding auxin-responsive protein IAA1 isoform X2, producing the protein MSLEMGKGSPESDTENRDFRLETELTLGLPGGPFRGPTKTGAIPAGLKRGYSETVDLNMVSSKNICSEKDGAGDRPENGISDAAKAPEAKAQVVGWPPVRGNRKNIGMKMMSGCKYVKVAVDGAPYLRKIDLEMCAGYSQLLRALADLFSCFTIRDYVNERKLVDDVNGVEYVATYEDREGDWMLVGDVPWKMFVESCKRLRLRKSSEAIGLAPGTPPKCTSAGC; encoded by the exons ATGTCGCTGGAGATGGGAAAAGGGTCGCCGGAATCGGACACGGAGAACCGGGATTTTAGGCTGGAAACGGAGCTGACATTGGGCTTGCCGGGAGGCCCGTTCCGTGGACCGACGAAGACCGGAGCCATACCGGCCGGTTTAAAGCGCGGGTATTCGGAGACCGTTGATCTGAATATGGTTAGCTCGAAGAACATATGCTCGGAAAAGGATGGTGCCGGTGATCGGCCTGAAAATGGGATCTCCGATGCAGCAAAAGCACCCGAAGCGAA GGCGCAGGTGGTGGGGTGGCCGCCGGTGAGGGGAAACAGGAAGAACATTGGGATGAAGATGATGAGTGGTTGCAAATACGTGAAGGTAGCGGTGGACGGAGCTCCATATCTGAGAAAAATCGATTTGGAGATGTGCGCCGGCTACTCCCAGCTTCTCCGAGCTCTTGCTGATCTATTTTCCTGTTTCACCATTC GTGATTATGTGAATGAGAGAAAGCTTGTGGACGATGTGAACGGAGTGGAGTATGTGGCTACGTATGAGGACAGAGAAGGGGATTGGATGTTGGTCGGAGATGTTCCATGGAA AATGTTTGTTGAATCGTGCAAGCGGCTGAGGTTGAGGAAAAGCTCTGAGGCAATTGGCTTAG CTCCGGGGACACCTCCAAAATGCACAAGCGCAGGATgttag
- the LOC131157775 gene encoding auxin-responsive protein IAA1 isoform X1, whose amino-acid sequence MSLEMGKGSPESDTENRDFRLETELTLGLPGGPFRGPTKTGAIPAGLKRGYSETVDLNMVSSKNICSEKDGAGDRPENGISDAAKAPEAKAQVVGWPPVRGNRKNIGMKMMSGCKYVKVAVDGAPYLRKIDLEMCAGYSQLLRALADLFSCFTIRDYVNERKLVDDVNGVEYVATYEDREGDWMLVGDVPWKMFVESCKRLRLRKSSEAIGLGINSFIAYKFPFFFFPFQFLIT is encoded by the exons ATGTCGCTGGAGATGGGAAAAGGGTCGCCGGAATCGGACACGGAGAACCGGGATTTTAGGCTGGAAACGGAGCTGACATTGGGCTTGCCGGGAGGCCCGTTCCGTGGACCGACGAAGACCGGAGCCATACCGGCCGGTTTAAAGCGCGGGTATTCGGAGACCGTTGATCTGAATATGGTTAGCTCGAAGAACATATGCTCGGAAAAGGATGGTGCCGGTGATCGGCCTGAAAATGGGATCTCCGATGCAGCAAAAGCACCCGAAGCGAA GGCGCAGGTGGTGGGGTGGCCGCCGGTGAGGGGAAACAGGAAGAACATTGGGATGAAGATGATGAGTGGTTGCAAATACGTGAAGGTAGCGGTGGACGGAGCTCCATATCTGAGAAAAATCGATTTGGAGATGTGCGCCGGCTACTCCCAGCTTCTCCGAGCTCTTGCTGATCTATTTTCCTGTTTCACCATTC GTGATTATGTGAATGAGAGAAAGCTTGTGGACGATGTGAACGGAGTGGAGTATGTGGCTACGTATGAGGACAGAGAAGGGGATTGGATGTTGGTCGGAGATGTTCCATGGAA AATGTTTGTTGAATCGTGCAAGCGGCTGAGGTTGAGGAAAAGCTCTGAGGCAATTGGCTTAGGTATTAATAGTTTTATAGCTTATaaatttcctttcttctttttcccatttcaatttttaattacatga